The Psychrosphaera ytuae genome includes a region encoding these proteins:
- a CDS encoding sensor histidine kinase, protein MENRYRVNSILAGNLTLVVIIAATIGFFVVNEGQGSEGFEISLTTKALSLMVILTFQMLFLIISISWIKLNSDEELKRILSDIESKDDIAERPRIQIDENYSKENKELISAFNRNLDNYCYTFQQTNMALQAVRKELNFIKEKQEDIIETEKMASLGRLVAGVAHEINTPLGIAVTGMTHLKTQKVKTDGLLESGKITANDLKSFLKEAEKSIDLVLNQVYIAADLIKNFKQVAVDQSAPVTREIELSEYIEKVLSTLRPIFKKTPFKLVPEELEVQHVLTCPGALSQVITILIQNALHHAFEGRSVGFVYVLYKVEDNKVLITIRDDGVGVPISQRKKIFEPFFTTKRGHGGSGLGLSLAYNICKEVLKGKLYFLSNDLGGSDFVIEIPVERD, encoded by the coding sequence ATGGAAAATAGGTACAGAGTAAACAGCATATTGGCCGGGAACCTAACCTTAGTTGTCATCATTGCGGCGACGATTGGTTTTTTCGTTGTGAACGAAGGTCAGGGGTCTGAAGGCTTTGAAATATCACTGACTACTAAGGCGCTGAGCTTGATGGTCATCCTTACCTTTCAGATGCTGTTCTTAATCATTTCGATCAGTTGGATCAAACTTAATTCAGATGAAGAGCTAAAGCGTATCCTATCAGATATAGAGAGTAAGGATGATATTGCCGAGCGTCCTCGAATTCAAATTGATGAGAATTACAGTAAAGAAAATAAAGAGCTGATATCAGCATTTAACAGAAACTTAGACAATTATTGTTATACATTTCAACAAACTAATATGGCACTTCAGGCTGTTCGAAAGGAGCTTAACTTTATAAAAGAAAAACAAGAAGACATTATTGAAACAGAGAAAATGGCTTCATTGGGCCGTCTCGTGGCTGGAGTTGCCCATGAAATCAATACGCCGCTTGGGATAGCCGTTACCGGAATGACGCATTTAAAAACCCAAAAAGTTAAAACAGACGGTCTCTTAGAGAGTGGTAAAATAACCGCCAATGATTTAAAGAGTTTTTTAAAAGAGGCTGAAAAATCAATCGATTTGGTTTTAAACCAAGTTTATATTGCCGCGGACCTCATCAAAAACTTTAAGCAAGTCGCTGTTGACCAGTCTGCACCGGTGACCCGCGAAATAGAACTGTCTGAATATATCGAAAAAGTATTATCAACTTTGCGTCCTATTTTTAAAAAAACGCCATTTAAATTAGTACCTGAAGAACTAGAAGTCCAACATGTCCTTACGTGTCCTGGTGCGTTATCACAAGTTATTACTATATTGATTCAAAATGCGTTGCATCACGCATTTGAAGGCCGTTCGGTGGGCTTTGTGTATGTGTTATACAAAGTGGAGGACAATAAAGTTCTCATAACCATCAGAGACGATGGAGTTGGTGTACCTATTAGTCAACGTAAAAAAATCTTTGAACCATTTTTTACGACAAAAAGAGGGCATGGTGGCAGTGGTTTGGGCTTGAGCTTAGCCTATAATATTTGTAAAGAAGTATTGAAAGGAAAGTTGTATTTTCTATCCAATGACTTGGGTGGATCGGATTTTGTAATTGAAATTCCGGTTGAGAGAGACTGA
- the deoC gene encoding deoxyribose-phosphate aldolase has translation MSELQAYAQQALQLIDLTSLNLDDTEQTIIDLCTAANTDYGHVAAVCVYPKFVALARGTLDKLGLTDVKVATVTNFPSGEESLTTIIKETNKAVADGADEVDVVLPYRAFMKGDLEHCEQVLTKSKAACGDKTLLKVIIESGEMLDDSFIKAASEFAIDCGVDFIKTSTGKVPVNATLEAADIMLAAINTNNPNVGFKAAGGIRTANEAKSYLKLAEDKLGKDWINPAHFRFGASSLLGNLVDCLNGKQTASETGTSTY, from the coding sequence ATGTCAGAACTTCAAGCCTATGCACAACAAGCGTTACAACTTATAGATTTAACGTCATTAAACTTAGACGACACAGAGCAAACTATAATCGATTTGTGTACAGCGGCTAACACTGACTACGGTCACGTCGCAGCTGTCTGTGTTTACCCTAAATTTGTTGCATTGGCTCGGGGAACACTTGATAAACTTGGTTTAACGGATGTTAAAGTGGCAACAGTTACCAATTTTCCATCTGGGGAAGAAAGCCTAACTACAATCATCAAAGAAACCAATAAAGCAGTAGCAGATGGTGCCGACGAAGTCGACGTTGTATTGCCTTATCGTGCCTTCATGAAAGGTGACTTAGAGCACTGTGAGCAGGTTTTAACAAAGAGTAAAGCGGCTTGCGGTGATAAAACCTTGTTAAAAGTAATTATTGAATCTGGTGAAATGCTAGATGATTCATTTATCAAAGCGGCAAGCGAGTTTGCAATAGACTGTGGTGTTGATTTCATCAAAACCTCAACCGGTAAGGTACCTGTCAACGCCACATTGGAAGCTGCGGATATCATGTTAGCGGCAATTAATACTAATAATCCAAACGTTGGATTTAAAGCTGCAGGTGGTATTCGAACAGCCAACGAAGCAAAGTCTTATTTAAAACTGGCAGAGGATAAACTTGGTAAAGACTGGATTAACCCTGCTCACTTCCGTTTTGGCGCGAGTAGTTTATTGGGCAATTTAGTTGATTGTTTAAATGGTAAACAAACGGCATCCGAAACTGGTACTTCGACATATTAA
- a CDS encoding purine-nucleoside phosphorylase, translated as MKDFEISASYIKQQLNDFKPETAIVLGSGLADLADQIVDPISIPYADIPEFPQSTVAGHTGRLVAGTLGGKNVICMQGRFHYYEGHSFEKIAIPVRSFKALGCKSVILTNAAGSLNEDMGPGSIMLITDHINFSGFNPLIGPNDDEIGPRFLDLTQTYDREIGEKVEKAALKSGLTLYRGTYIWVSGPTFETPAEIRAQRTLGADAVGMSTVPEAIVARHCGLKVCAISTITNLAAGLSATNLSHDETLEQGQLAAQRLTTLLTDLLAG; from the coding sequence ATGAAAGATTTTGAAATTAGCGCAAGCTATATAAAACAACAACTAAATGATTTTAAACCAGAAACAGCCATCGTACTGGGTAGTGGTCTCGCCGATCTTGCAGATCAAATTGTCGACCCAATCAGCATTCCTTATGCGGATATTCCAGAGTTCCCACAAAGCACCGTAGCCGGCCACACGGGTCGCTTGGTAGCGGGTACGTTAGGTGGCAAAAACGTGATCTGTATGCAAGGTCGTTTTCACTACTACGAAGGCCACTCTTTTGAGAAGATCGCCATTCCAGTAAGAAGCTTCAAAGCGTTAGGTTGTAAGTCAGTAATTTTGACTAACGCCGCAGGCTCATTAAATGAAGATATGGGTCCTGGTAGTATTATGTTGATTACTGACCACATTAACTTTTCTGGGTTTAATCCACTCATTGGCCCTAATGACGATGAAATTGGCCCACGTTTCTTAGATTTAACCCAAACTTACGATCGTGAGATTGGTGAAAAGGTAGAAAAAGCCGCATTAAAGTCTGGCTTAACACTTTATCGTGGTACGTACATCTGGGTATCAGGTCCAACATTTGAAACGCCTGCAGAAATCCGCGCTCAAAGAACCCTTGGAGCCGACGCGGTAGGTATGTCTACTGTTCCTGAGGCAATTGTAGCCCGTCACTGTGGATTAAAAGTGTGTGCTATTTCGACCATCACGAATTTAGCAGCCGGCTTGTCCGCGACTAACCTTTCTCACGACGAAACACTAGAGCAAGGTCAATTAGCGGCTCAGCGTTTAACTACCCTTTTAACTGATTTATTAGCGGGTTAA
- a CDS encoding sensor domain-containing diguanylate cyclase — MIEPRLPADEKARLEALHALQILDSSPEERFDRLTRMAKRMFGVPISLVSLVDADRQWFKSKQGLDASETPRNISFCGHAILGDDIFDIPNALNDKRFHDNPLVTEAPHIRFYAGCPVRSASGYKLGTICLIDDQPRELTDEDRLLLKDLAMMVEQEIMSVQLATLDELTALNNRRGFMSLAGHLFANCVRNEQAVSLLFFDLNKFKPINDKYGHSEGDRALGVFADILRNSFRQSDVVSRLGGDEFVAFLSDANLREAKSALKRVEQQVSDYNKLNVSEWKLEFSVGHVSAMPQPGDSVEQLLEKADKEMYRNKKSRDKYNHH, encoded by the coding sequence ATGATAGAACCCAGATTACCAGCTGATGAAAAAGCGCGCCTAGAGGCCCTTCATGCATTACAGATATTGGATAGCTCGCCCGAAGAGCGGTTCGATCGTCTCACTAGAATGGCAAAGCGCATGTTTGGCGTGCCGATTTCTTTAGTTAGTTTGGTCGATGCAGATCGGCAATGGTTCAAGTCTAAACAGGGTTTGGATGCCAGCGAAACTCCTCGCAATATTTCTTTTTGTGGTCACGCTATCTTGGGGGACGATATCTTTGATATACCCAATGCACTAAATGATAAGCGATTCCACGATAATCCATTGGTAACTGAAGCGCCACACATTCGCTTTTATGCTGGTTGTCCGGTTCGTTCAGCCAGTGGCTATAAGCTCGGAACAATATGTTTAATAGATGATCAGCCAAGAGAATTGACGGATGAAGATCGATTACTATTAAAGGATTTAGCGATGATGGTTGAACAAGAAATAATGTCGGTTCAATTAGCGACCCTAGACGAGCTGACTGCACTTAACAACCGTCGAGGCTTTATGTCACTAGCCGGTCATTTGTTCGCGAATTGTGTTAGAAACGAACAGGCAGTGAGTTTATTGTTTTTTGATCTCAATAAGTTTAAACCTATAAACGACAAATATGGCCATTCAGAAGGGGATCGGGCCTTAGGTGTCTTTGCAGATATTTTAAGAAATTCGTTCAGACAATCCGATGTAGTGTCGCGCTTGGGTGGAGATGAATTTGTGGCCTTTTTATCAGATGCCAACCTTCGTGAGGCTAAATCGGCATTAAAGCGGGTTGAACAGCAAGTTTCAGATTACAACAAATTAAATGTATCTGAATGGAAGCTAGAATTTAGTGTAGGACATGTATCGGCTATGCCGCAACCCGGTGACAGCGTAGAGCAGCTTTTAGAAAAAGCCGATAAGGAAATGTATCGAAACAAAAAGAGCCGCGATAAATACAACCATCATTAA
- a CDS encoding CsiV family protein encodes MGVKKSLTKQLVLASTLLMAYYSTHASANLSSALTSDDKVQDQRIPTEELIEGIKSADGRWFDVEIIIFERTRESATRERFEQTITNKKPRYGWDVQADLLKPDIAPLLYNLPNCHSDSDPLAVPIDNQTDDHAEFYQRYNQYQRLISEQWQISPNLCLLPSEKLSFFWQLMTAPQFLPSSQQLYTFVPFEYFPKRPTGRDFDDYRGVYLLSEQNLELKEQADRLDKNWSTRVLLHMGWRQPGLSPNNAIKMYLRAGKNFTEQFNYDGSAKLDTDLLATQLNLSDQQQDPNNTFANNDTDPKSLLRASNQEAIHRLLSQLEAGAIIDPKTQTLKMPNEQYFPNDVWQLDGTIKVILDHYLFLDADFNFREVAKKPLDIEQLIGNQTENQATSATNVLTSNGQSVLISAAQKDNQVSEFNEFKDDQNDSSNPASLLEVEYLQNFPFKQLRRTYSGDLHYLDHPKFGVLFQIRKYRH; translated from the coding sequence ATGGGTGTAAAAAAGTCGTTAACAAAGCAGCTCGTTTTAGCCTCAACCTTGTTGATGGCGTATTACAGTACCCATGCAAGTGCCAACCTAAGTAGTGCGTTAACAAGCGACGATAAAGTTCAAGATCAGCGCATCCCGACTGAAGAGTTGATCGAGGGTATTAAATCAGCTGATGGTCGGTGGTTTGATGTAGAAATAATTATTTTTGAGCGGACAAGAGAGTCAGCAACCAGAGAGCGCTTCGAACAGACCATAACCAATAAAAAACCGCGTTACGGCTGGGATGTGCAAGCTGATCTGTTAAAGCCTGATATTGCACCTTTACTCTACAACTTGCCTAACTGTCACTCAGATAGCGACCCACTCGCTGTACCAATAGACAATCAAACGGATGATCACGCCGAGTTTTATCAACGTTATAACCAATACCAAAGATTAATTAGCGAGCAGTGGCAGATCAGCCCTAACCTGTGTCTATTACCCAGTGAAAAATTAAGCTTTTTTTGGCAATTAATGACTGCTCCGCAATTTTTACCTTCGAGCCAGCAGCTATATACGTTTGTGCCTTTTGAGTACTTTCCAAAACGGCCGACGGGTAGAGATTTCGACGATTACCGTGGCGTGTATTTGTTATCAGAGCAAAACCTAGAATTAAAAGAACAAGCGGACAGACTTGATAAAAATTGGAGTACACGAGTACTATTGCATATGGGTTGGAGACAGCCAGGCTTGTCACCCAATAACGCGATTAAAATGTATTTACGGGCAGGTAAAAACTTCACTGAGCAATTTAATTACGATGGTTCTGCCAAGTTAGATACCGACCTACTTGCAACACAATTAAACCTGTCAGATCAACAACAAGATCCTAATAACACCTTCGCTAACAACGACACTGACCCGAAAAGTTTACTTAGAGCATCAAATCAAGAAGCGATTCATCGTCTGTTAAGTCAACTCGAAGCTGGGGCAATTATCGACCCAAAAACTCAAACCCTGAAAATGCCTAACGAACAATATTTTCCTAATGACGTATGGCAATTAGACGGAACTATTAAGGTAATATTGGACCACTATCTATTTTTAGACGCAGACTTTAATTTTAGAGAAGTTGCTAAAAAACCATTAGATATCGAACAATTAATCGGCAACCAAACAGAAAATCAGGCCACATCAGCCACAAACGTCTTGACCTCAAACGGTCAAAGCGTATTAATAAGCGCAGCACAAAAAGATAATCAAGTCTCCGAGTTTAACGAATTTAAAGACGACCAAAATGATTCATCGAATCCAGCGTCTTTATTGGAAGTAGAATACCTACAAAATTTCCCATTCAAGCAACTAAGACGAACGTATTCAGGTGATCTACACTATCTAGATCATCCTAAGTTTGGTGTGCTTTTCCAAATAAGAAAATATCGACATTAA
- the chrA gene encoding chromate efflux transporter gives MTKTLQIFWQFLLLGCISFGGPAAHIGYFKVKFVDDQKWLTDKEYADLVALSHFLPGPGSSQVGFAIGHHRDGLRGAIAAFLGFTLPSFLLIVLISLFAFTNFEADSLWQGVVHGLKLLAVVVVADALLGMAKSFCKTRLTSCIALLTAALLVLHPSILLQMLLIGVAALLGALLLKPEQDVNTLTTNQNTKLTLFAELNWTALCLFLILFIGLPLFAVQNSWISLASDFYYAGSLVFGGGHVVLPLLQELVADKLTSEQFILGYASAQAMPGPMFSLAAFLGAELLPISPWLAAICATIFIFLPGFLLLLGVRSAWSKLMTVPKLQGASAGINACVVGLLLTAFINPVLTEAITSSVDIALALLGFAALRILKASVIYVVIFFTASGLLFL, from the coding sequence ATGACAAAAACACTCCAAATATTTTGGCAATTTTTATTATTGGGTTGTATCAGCTTTGGCGGCCCAGCAGCACATATTGGCTATTTCAAGGTCAAGTTTGTCGACGACCAAAAGTGGTTAACGGATAAAGAATATGCCGACCTTGTCGCACTAAGTCACTTTTTACCCGGACCTGGATCAAGCCAAGTCGGCTTTGCGATCGGTCACCATCGCGATGGTTTGAGAGGGGCGATTGCTGCGTTTCTTGGCTTTACGTTACCTTCTTTTCTTCTCATTGTATTAATCTCGCTATTTGCGTTTACTAATTTTGAAGCAGACAGTCTATGGCAGGGAGTAGTCCATGGCTTAAAGTTATTAGCGGTGGTGGTAGTAGCTGATGCGTTATTAGGAATGGCTAAATCATTTTGTAAGACACGGCTAACTTCTTGTATTGCGCTTCTTACTGCTGCACTTCTTGTTTTACATCCCAGTATTTTATTACAAATGCTATTGATTGGAGTTGCTGCTTTATTAGGAGCATTGTTATTAAAGCCTGAGCAAGACGTTAACACTTTGACGACCAATCAGAATACAAAGCTAACCTTATTTGCAGAGCTAAATTGGACAGCGCTTTGTTTGTTCTTGATTTTGTTTATTGGGTTACCGCTATTTGCAGTGCAAAATTCCTGGATTAGTTTGGCATCTGATTTTTATTACGCTGGAAGTTTGGTGTTTGGCGGTGGGCATGTTGTATTACCACTTTTACAAGAGCTTGTGGCGGACAAATTAACCTCAGAGCAATTTATACTTGGTTATGCCAGTGCGCAAGCAATGCCAGGGCCGATGTTTTCGCTGGCGGCGTTTTTAGGGGCAGAATTGCTTCCTATTTCACCTTGGTTAGCAGCGATTTGTGCGACGATTTTTATCTTTTTACCGGGCTTTTTACTGCTGCTAGGCGTAAGATCTGCCTGGTCAAAATTAATGACCGTGCCCAAGCTACAAGGCGCTTCGGCCGGTATAAACGCGTGTGTTGTTGGTTTATTGTTAACTGCATTTATCAATCCTGTGTTAACCGAGGCGATAACTTCTTCAGTAGATATTGCGCTGGCGCTTTTAGGGTTTGCAGCGTTAAGAATACTAAAAGCCTCGGTCATATACGTGGTAATATTCTTTACAGCATCTGGCTTATTGTTTTTATAA
- a CDS encoding DUF3369 domain-containing protein, whose product MTLNDESPLFSMEEITEEFVEKQIEETGWKILIVDDEESIHNVTELALSGFTFAEKPLTFLHAYSAKEAEQVLKREPDIAVTLLDVVMESESAGLDLVDVIRTKLDNHHVRIILRTGQPGQAPEYDVIKKYDINDYKEKTELTNQKLNTVIYSALRSYRDITAINRTRMGLEQIIDATASLLQIQSFKTFAKGTLQQMAAMMHIDAEVVIAETTTVFAEKKHTQIELVACIDHGVVKDADERITEKLSRHFAEGEYPRDKMVINPDDAFYVSTHGQKELILYLEGKTDILSFDPNILEVFCRNIAIAIENLRLNDQLRKTQEEIVYSICEVAETRSKETGNHVRRVAMYSRLIAEHLGLPSRDIEELFLAAPLHDVGKIGIPDSVLNHPGKLEGEKWEVMKTHAKIGNDVLMRSELPIMKAGAIIAAEHHENWDGSGYPNGKKGNEIHIFGRIVALADVYDALMTKRCYKEAWTLEKVEDFIQEEEGKKFDPQIVKTYFALKDQFTEIFNKYGDG is encoded by the coding sequence ATGACGTTAAACGATGAATCTCCGCTTTTTTCAATGGAAGAAATCACTGAAGAATTTGTAGAGAAGCAAATTGAAGAGACTGGCTGGAAAATATTAATAGTTGATGATGAAGAGTCTATTCACAATGTTACCGAATTAGCGCTCAGTGGCTTCACCTTTGCTGAAAAGCCACTAACCTTTTTACACGCTTACTCAGCAAAAGAGGCAGAACAAGTTTTAAAACGTGAACCAGATATTGCGGTTACTTTACTTGATGTCGTGATGGAAAGTGAAAGTGCTGGGCTAGATTTGGTCGATGTGATTAGAACAAAACTGGATAATCACCATGTGAGAATTATTTTGCGAACCGGACAACCTGGTCAAGCACCAGAGTACGACGTTATTAAAAAATACGACATCAACGACTACAAAGAAAAAACTGAACTCACTAACCAAAAGCTCAATACCGTCATCTATTCGGCATTAAGGTCTTATCGAGACATTACCGCGATTAATCGTACTCGTATGGGGCTGGAGCAAATCATTGACGCTACAGCTTCCCTCTTACAAATCCAAAGTTTTAAAACCTTTGCGAAAGGCACCCTACAACAAATGGCGGCTATGATGCATATAGATGCGGAAGTTGTCATTGCTGAAACCACCACAGTCTTTGCTGAAAAAAAGCACACACAAATTGAGCTCGTTGCCTGTATTGATCACGGCGTAGTAAAAGATGCGGACGAACGCATAACAGAAAAACTCAGTCGTCACTTTGCCGAGGGTGAATACCCAAGAGATAAAATGGTTATAAATCCTGATGACGCTTTTTACGTCTCAACTCATGGTCAAAAAGAGCTAATTTTATATCTAGAAGGTAAAACAGATATTCTTTCCTTCGACCCAAATATATTAGAGGTATTCTGTCGTAACATTGCTATCGCAATAGAAAACCTCCGCCTCAATGACCAACTGCGTAAAACCCAAGAAGAAATCGTTTATTCTATTTGTGAGGTAGCCGAAACTCGCTCTAAAGAGACCGGAAATCACGTAAGACGCGTTGCAATGTATTCTCGTCTAATTGCAGAGCATTTAGGCTTGCCCTCTCGAGACATTGAAGAATTGTTTTTAGCTGCACCATTGCATGATGTAGGCAAAATAGGTATCCCAGATTCAGTACTTAATCATCCTGGTAAATTAGAGGGCGAAAAGTGGGAAGTCATGAAAACCCATGCAAAAATTGGTAATGATGTCTTAATGCGTTCTGAGTTACCTATAATGAAGGCAGGTGCCATTATTGCCGCAGAACACCATGAAAATTGGGATGGTAGTGGTTATCCCAATGGTAAAAAGGGCAATGAAATACATATTTTTGGACGGATCGTTGCCTTGGCAGATGTATACGATGCTTTGATGACCAAACGATGTTACAAGGAAGCCTGGACTCTAGAAAAGGTAGAGGATTTCATACAAGAAGAAGAAGGGAAAAAGTTTGACCCTCAAATTGTTAAAACTTATTTCGCATTGAAAGACCAGTTCACAGAAATCTTTAATAAATATGGGGATGGCTAG